In Geopsychrobacter electrodiphilus DSM 16401, a single window of DNA contains:
- the nrfD gene encoding NrfD/PsrC family molybdoenzyme membrane anchor subunit: MSTLAKKPGYILWFAFLGACLIAAVGAAGYSYMVGHEHAFNVSRGVPWGILISTYVFMAISCSGLCLISSLGHVFGFHEFNLICRRAILLAIVCLMGAFGAIGMDLERPFNMIYTLLSPNFSSAIWWMGTVYGIYLVVLIVEFYALMTDNQKLSMVTGTLGFLFAIAAPSVLGSVFGLTLARSFWHGAFLPVYILITALVSGTALICLVMYFHHALRGLLMDDTDKRVIRLLGRILRLMIFVLIFSVFWNVIVGLYGQQPGHYEPVMALVNGDLSANFWLGEVLVGLLIPLGLLLRKNRTPFTTMLASLMALIGMFFMRYDMTIAGQIYPMRQGAKGLVGGVFTYTPSIAEVLIVVGCIAFSAFAYTLIERFVSLDLESEQH, from the coding sequence ATGTCAACCCTGGCTAAAAAACCTGGTTATATCCTGTGGTTTGCGTTCCTCGGGGCCTGTCTGATTGCCGCGGTAGGTGCCGCGGGCTACAGTTATATGGTCGGCCATGAACATGCCTTTAACGTTTCACGCGGGGTGCCATGGGGCATCTTGATTTCGACCTACGTTTTCATGGCGATATCCTGCTCCGGGCTCTGCCTCATCTCCAGTTTAGGGCATGTGTTCGGGTTTCACGAGTTCAACCTGATCTGTCGTCGCGCGATCCTGCTGGCGATCGTTTGTCTGATGGGGGCTTTTGGTGCCATCGGGATGGATCTGGAACGTCCTTTTAATATGATTTATACCCTGCTGTCGCCGAACTTTTCTTCCGCTATCTGGTGGATGGGCACGGTTTACGGCATATATCTGGTCGTGCTGATTGTTGAGTTTTATGCGCTCATGACCGATAACCAGAAGCTGTCAATGGTAACGGGTACCCTCGGCTTTCTGTTTGCCATCGCCGCACCTTCGGTCTTGGGCTCGGTCTTCGGCTTAACCCTGGCACGCTCGTTCTGGCATGGCGCTTTTCTACCGGTTTATATCCTGATTACTGCATTGGTCTCGGGAACGGCGCTGATTTGTCTGGTAATGTACTTTCATCACGCCCTGCGTGGGCTGCTGATGGATGATACCGATAAACGTGTTATCAGGCTGCTCGGCCGCATTTTGCGCCTGATGATTTTTGTTCTGATCTTCTCTGTGTTCTGGAATGTGATTGTCGGCCTCTACGGTCAGCAACCCGGTCACTACGAACCAGTCATGGCCCTGGTTAACGGCGATTTATCAGCTAATTTCTGGTTGGGTGAAGTGCTTGTCGGTCTGTTGATTCCCCTGGGGCTGTTGTTGCGAAAAAATAGAACCCCCTTTACCACGATGCTGGCAAGCCTGATGGCGTTAATCGGGATGTTTTTCATGCGCTATGACATGACCATCGCTGGCCAGATTTATCCGATGCGTCAGGGCGCCAAAGGGCTTGTCGGTGGTGTATTCACTTACACCCCTTCAATTGCTGAGGTGCTGATTGTCGTCGGTTGTATCGCCTTCAGCGCGTTCGCCTATACCCTGATTGAAAGGTTTGTCTCCCTCGATCTTGAAAGTGAACAACACTGA
- a CDS encoding 4Fe-4S dicluster domain-containing protein: MKEKRYAIVLDTRRCIDCKACTVACKAENNVPIGNETYRNWVTEDPLRGTYPHLGQSFAPSQCNQCENPPCNSVCPTSATGITAGGIVTVNPDKCIGCKYCMLACPYDARYYNEETGVIDKCTFCIQRIVVGGIPACVETCPTKVRVFGDLNDPSSEVSMLLAKNKHRVLKPEMGTKPYLFYLI, translated from the coding sequence ATGAAAGAAAAACGCTACGCCATCGTCCTTGACACCAGACGGTGCATCGATTGCAAGGCCTGTACGGTGGCCTGCAAGGCGGAAAATAATGTTCCGATTGGTAATGAGACCTATCGCAATTGGGTCACCGAAGATCCTTTGCGGGGGACTTATCCCCATCTTGGTCAGAGTTTCGCGCCGAGTCAGTGTAATCAGTGCGAAAACCCGCCATGTAATTCCGTCTGCCCGACCAGCGCTACCGGGATCACGGCCGGGGGCATCGTGACGGTCAACCCGGATAAATGCATCGGCTGTAAATATTGCATGCTGGCCTGTCCTTATGACGCACGTTATTACAACGAAGAGACAGGTGTGATCGACAAATGCACCTTCTGTATCCAGCGGATAGTTGTGGGGGGCATTCCGGCCTGTGTTGAAACCTGCCCGACCAAGGTTCGGGTCTTTGGAGATCTGAATGATCCCAGTTCCGAGGTTTCAATGCTGCTGGCTAAAAATAAGCACCGCGTTCTCAAACCGGAAATGGGTACTAAGCCGTATCTGTTCTATTTGATTTAG